Proteins encoded within one genomic window of Triticum aestivum cultivar Chinese Spring chromosome 2D, IWGSC CS RefSeq v2.1, whole genome shotgun sequence:
- the LOC123050373 gene encoding uncharacterized protein → MGLHVLVAFAAARGFAQVLHVSARLLWPLNPCPPLARHLPEACAVVCGALAAHLAWLRRAYARGGTVWGLRSRDDDDVLRQALLDVFY, encoded by the coding sequence ATGGGGCTCCACGTGCTGGTGGCGTTCGCGGCGGCGAGGGGCTTCGCGCAGGTGCTCCACGTCTCGGCGCGGCTGCTGTGGCCGCTCAACCCCTGCCCCCCGCTCGCCCGCCACCTGCCGGAGGCCTGCGCCGTCGTCTGCGGCGCGCTCGCCGCCCACCTCGCCTGGCTGCGCCGCGCCTACGCGCGCGGTGGCACCGTCTGGGGCCTCCGAAgccgcgacgacgacgacgtcCTCCGCCAGGCGCTGCTCGACGTCTTCTACTGA